From Streptomyces sp. Edi4, one genomic window encodes:
- a CDS encoding uridine kinase: MRFEAITWERLTGALAERAAHTKAADGGSWLRLGIDGAAAARTDELARRLAEVLRLRGRPVLVLSTEGFLRPASLRYEYGRQDPDTYYDGWFDTGALWREVFGPLDPGGTGLVLPDLWDPVTDRATRSPYQLLPEGAVLIVHGPMLLGRWFPFDLTVHLRLSPSALRRRTEEADLWTLTALERYASEVRPAEVADVVVRVDDPRHPAWGGEGEEQRRGRGDE, from the coding sequence GTGCGATTCGAAGCGATCACCTGGGAGCGGCTGACCGGCGCCCTGGCCGAACGGGCCGCCCACACCAAGGCCGCCGACGGCGGTTCCTGGCTGCGTCTGGGCATCGACGGCGCCGCCGCGGCCCGCACCGATGAACTCGCGCGCCGCCTCGCGGAAGTGCTCCGGCTGCGCGGCAGGCCCGTCCTCGTCCTCTCCACCGAAGGGTTTCTGCGCCCCGCCTCGCTGCGCTACGAGTACGGCCGCCAGGACCCGGACACCTACTACGACGGCTGGTTCGACACCGGCGCGCTGTGGCGGGAGGTGTTCGGGCCGCTTGATCCGGGCGGCACAGGGCTCGTACTGCCCGACCTGTGGGACCCGGTGACCGACCGGGCGACCCGGAGTCCTTATCAACTCCTGCCGGAAGGCGCGGTGTTGATTGTGCACGGGCCCATGCTCCTGGGGCGCTGGTTCCCCTTCGACCTCACCGTGCACCTGCGACTTTCACCGTCCGCGCTGCGGCGCCGGACGGAGGAGGCCGACCTCTGGACGCTCACCGCTCTCGAACGGTACGCATCCGAGGTGCGCCCGGCGGAGGTGGCCGACGTCGTGGTGCGGGTGGATGATCCTCGTCATCCGGCGTGGGGTGGGGAAGGGGAGGAGCAGCGGCGGGGCCGGGGTGACGAATGA
- a CDS encoding DUF2293 domain-containing protein gives MLVIEPRRRHRCAVCGRGPLKYVVLASGSPCCLDCSDLGHLVFLPRGDTALTRRARAGSPLCAVVVRFNRRRRRYERQGVFVEERALAAAEAACLADGEARARRRARDAERRAAQDVRFTAAMTDAILRLFPSCPADRARDIAEHASVRGSGRVGRSAAGRALDAAAVTAAVRASVRHLDTEYDALLMARVPHNRARARVAAAIDAVLTAWAREQTPPGAAEAASAGLPREPPPGDPERRPPASAASA, from the coding sequence ATGCTCGTCATCGAACCCCGGCGCCGTCACCGCTGCGCGGTGTGCGGGCGCGGACCGCTGAAGTATGTGGTGCTGGCCTCCGGCTCGCCGTGCTGTCTGGACTGTTCGGATCTGGGCCATCTGGTCTTCCTGCCACGCGGGGACACGGCGCTCACCCGCCGTGCCCGCGCGGGCAGTCCGCTCTGTGCCGTCGTGGTCCGCTTCAACCGGCGCCGGCGGCGTTACGAACGTCAGGGGGTGTTCGTCGAGGAGCGGGCGCTGGCCGCCGCAGAGGCCGCCTGCCTTGCCGACGGGGAGGCCCGGGCCCGTCGGCGCGCCAGGGACGCCGAGCGGCGGGCCGCGCAGGACGTGCGGTTCACCGCCGCCATGACCGACGCGATCCTGCGGCTCTTTCCGAGCTGCCCGGCCGACCGCGCTCGCGACATCGCCGAGCACGCTTCGGTGCGGGGCAGCGGGAGGGTGGGCAGGTCGGCGGCGGGGCGGGCGCTGGACGCGGCGGCGGTGACGGCGGCCGTTCGTGCCTCCGTCCGACATCTGGACACGGAGTACGACGCGCTGCTCATGGCCCGCGTGCCGCACAACCGCGCCCGGGCCAGGGTCGCCGCGGCGATCGACGCGGTACTGACCGCATGGGCACGGGAGCAGACACCCCCCGGCGCGGCGGAAGCGGCGTCCGCCGGCCTACCGCGAGAGCCACCTCCCGGCGATCCGGAGCGACGACCTCCTGCATCTGCGGCTTCGGCCTGA
- a CDS encoding SWIM zinc finger family protein encodes MTPRPPIRAPRHDDRRRTYPALGARSDRTGTWWGDAWVRALEELALDPARLARGAAYAQAGHVDAITVTPGRITAYVHGSRPRPYRTELRLRTLPDPAWEQFLDTAARTPAHIAALLDKDLPHDLADEAELLPASGDLIPDCSCPDDGYPCKHAAALCYQTARLLDEDPFVLLLMRGRGEQEVLAALTRRNAARMAVERVPPRPQLPTVQARSALAPRTRPPLPPPFPTPARPGHPPAFPDVHGGPDPLSLDLLATEAALRAHTLLTTGQDPIAPLTTWQDAVRLAAAHPGSGLTSTTRALYTALARATDRTPTDLARAVAAWRQGGIEALSVLETPWDPPAGPFDRARPALSAAGFPGFRPSRNRLSTPTIQLRYGRDGLWYGYESDPDREDWWPRGAPDADPVGALTARLGA; translated from the coding sequence ATGACCCCACGCCCCCCGATCCGCGCCCCCCGCCACGACGACCGCCGCCGCACCTACCCCGCACTGGGCGCCCGCTCCGATCGGACCGGCACCTGGTGGGGCGACGCCTGGGTGCGGGCCCTGGAAGAACTGGCCCTGGACCCCGCCCGCCTGGCCCGCGGGGCCGCCTACGCGCAGGCCGGCCACGTGGACGCGATCACCGTCACCCCCGGCCGCATCACCGCCTACGTACACGGCTCACGCCCTCGCCCCTACCGTACGGAACTACGCCTGCGCACCCTGCCCGACCCGGCGTGGGAACAATTCCTGGACACCGCGGCGCGCACGCCCGCGCACATCGCCGCGCTCCTCGACAAGGACCTGCCGCACGACCTGGCCGACGAGGCCGAACTGCTGCCCGCGTCCGGCGACCTCATCCCCGACTGCTCCTGCCCCGACGACGGCTACCCCTGCAAACACGCGGCGGCCCTGTGCTACCAGACCGCCCGCCTCCTGGACGAAGACCCGTTCGTGCTGCTGCTCATGCGCGGACGCGGCGAGCAGGAGGTCCTGGCCGCACTCACCCGGCGCAACGCCGCCCGCATGGCAGTGGAAAGAGTCCCGCCCCGGCCCCAACTCCCCACCGTCCAGGCCCGCTCGGCCCTCGCCCCACGCACCCGGCCACCCCTGCCACCCCCCTTCCCGACACCCGCGAGACCCGGCCACCCGCCCGCCTTCCCCGACGTGCACGGCGGCCCCGACCCACTGTCCCTCGACCTCCTCGCCACCGAAGCGGCCCTTCGCGCCCACACCCTGCTCACCACCGGACAGGACCCCATCGCCCCCCTGACCACCTGGCAGGACGCCGTGCGCCTCGCCGCGGCCCACCCCGGATCCGGACTCACCTCCACCACCCGTGCCCTGTACACCGCACTGGCCCGGGCCACCGACCGCACCCCCACCGACCTCGCGCGCGCCGTGGCCGCCTGGCGGCAGGGCGGCATCGAGGCGCTGAGCGTCCTGGAGACGCCCTGGGACCCGCCGGCCGGCCCCTTCGACCGGGCCCGGCCGGCCCTGAGCGCCGCCGGATTCCCCGGCTTCCGCCCCAGCCGCAACCGGCTGTCCACCCCCACGATCCAACTCCGCTACGGCCGCGACGGACTCTGGTACGGATACGAATCGGACCCCGACAGGGAGGACTGGTGGCCCCGGGGCGCCCCGGACGCGGACCCGGTGGGGGCGCTCACCGCCCGGCTCGGCGCCTGA
- a CDS encoding SNF2-related protein yields MDRPTPMRHAEQPPATSGKGGPAPSEQSLRPPARAQRSTTPYGAPTARAVSDGAAPAARAWPGVTAAAVFLPAGLPREGKIAFWDPDQDPPPHGPSGPDAEVAELTVVRRHGAGARSRKVAALLVPVAEALPLLIEARHHPAAHPAAACWGAAALHALHLVARGRLLPGLTPTSHDAWRAGPLDADDIAQLRAIAAAMPHEAYAVPVPGRGALQLPEPEALVRAFLDAVADTLPRTPAAAHAAGAPFAATTAQHLPGAHAWAAEAAAGMDAGVRVSLRLDLNAYDLFDTASQERAEPAAPLATGTAEASEAPEEEERETRRAGSAIVQVHSLADPTLVVDAARLWANELPDSTATTGRTRSTAVTGSAVDAFGPRARVDALLALRRAARVWPPLGLLLERGVPDVLPLTETELYELLGEASARLAAAGVTVHWPRELARTLSATAVVRPAPGSATDGTSFFDAEQLLAFNWQLALGGEPLTEAEMDVLAEAHRPIVRLRDQWVVADPELVRKARKRDLGLLDPVDALSVALTGTADVDGQSVQAVPTGALAVLRDRLLEGPPAAEQPPALNATLRDYQLRGLAWLDMMTSLGLGGCLADDMGLGKTITLIALHLRRARPEPTLVICPASLLGNWQREIARFAPGVPVRRFHGGSRTLEGADGGFVLTTYATMRTSAPQLAARAWNMVVADEAQHVKNPFSATAKALRTIPAPARVALTGTPVENNLSELWSLLDWTTPGLLGPLKAFRARHARLVENGEDDAAADRLARLVRPFLLRRKKSDPGIVPELPPKTQTDHLVPLTREQAALYEAVVREVMAAVEAAEGIARRAQVMKLLTALKQICNHPAQYLKEQTPRLTARSGKLTLLDELLDTILSEDGAVLVFTQYVSMARLLTHHLTARGVPCQLLHGGTPVAERERLVDAFQGGEVPVFILSLKAAGTGLNLTRAGHVIHYDRWWNPAVEEQATDRAYRIGQTQPVQVHRLITEGTVEESIARMLEEKRRLADAVLGSGESALTELTDRELADLISLRRAP; encoded by the coding sequence ATGGACCGGCCGACACCGATGCGCCACGCCGAGCAGCCGCCGGCGACCTCAGGCAAAGGCGGTCCCGCGCCGAGCGAGCAGTCCTTGCGGCCGCCCGCGCGCGCCCAGCGGTCCACCACGCCCTACGGCGCCCCCACCGCCAGGGCCGTGAGCGACGGCGCCGCGCCCGCGGCCCGCGCCTGGCCCGGCGTGACGGCGGCCGCCGTGTTCCTGCCCGCGGGGCTGCCCCGCGAAGGCAAGATCGCCTTCTGGGACCCGGACCAGGATCCGCCGCCGCACGGACCGTCCGGGCCGGACGCGGAAGTGGCCGAGCTGACCGTGGTGCGCCGCCACGGCGCGGGCGCCCGCAGCCGCAAGGTCGCCGCCCTCCTGGTCCCCGTCGCCGAAGCCCTGCCCCTGCTGATCGAGGCCCGGCACCATCCCGCCGCCCACCCGGCCGCCGCCTGCTGGGGCGCGGCCGCGCTGCACGCCCTGCACCTCGTCGCACGCGGCAGGCTGCTGCCCGGCCTCACCCCCACCAGCCACGACGCCTGGCGGGCCGGCCCGCTGGACGCGGACGACATCGCGCAGCTACGCGCCATCGCCGCCGCCATGCCGCATGAGGCGTACGCGGTGCCCGTCCCCGGCCGGGGCGCGCTCCAGCTGCCCGAGCCCGAAGCCCTCGTACGCGCCTTCCTCGACGCCGTCGCCGACACCCTGCCCCGTACTCCGGCCGCCGCCCACGCCGCTGGTGCGCCCTTCGCCGCGACCACCGCCCAGCACCTGCCCGGCGCACACGCCTGGGCGGCGGAGGCGGCCGCCGGCATGGACGCGGGCGTCCGGGTCTCACTGCGCCTCGACCTCAACGCCTACGACCTGTTCGACACGGCGTCCCAAGAACGCGCGGAACCCGCCGCCCCCCTAGCGACCGGGACGGCCGAGGCGTCCGAGGCGCCCGAGGAAGAGGAACGCGAGACCCGGCGCGCGGGCTCGGCGATCGTCCAGGTGCACAGCCTCGCCGACCCGACCCTGGTCGTCGACGCCGCCCGCCTCTGGGCGAACGAGCTGCCCGACAGCACGGCCACCACAGGGCGCACGAGGTCAACGGCGGTCACCGGCAGCGCAGTTGACGCGTTCGGACCGCGCGCCCGAGTCGACGCGCTGCTCGCCCTGCGCCGCGCCGCCCGCGTCTGGCCCCCGCTTGGACTCCTCCTCGAACGCGGCGTCCCGGACGTCCTGCCGCTCACCGAGACCGAGCTGTACGAACTGCTGGGTGAGGCATCGGCGCGGCTGGCCGCAGCCGGCGTCACCGTCCACTGGCCGCGTGAACTGGCCCGCACCCTCAGCGCCACCGCCGTCGTACGCCCCGCGCCCGGCTCCGCCACCGACGGCACCTCCTTCTTCGACGCCGAACAACTCCTCGCCTTCAACTGGCAACTGGCGCTCGGCGGCGAGCCGCTGACCGAAGCCGAAATGGACGTGCTCGCCGAAGCCCACCGCCCCATCGTGCGGCTGCGCGACCAATGGGTGGTGGCCGACCCCGAACTCGTCCGCAAAGCCAGAAAACGCGACCTCGGACTGCTCGATCCGGTGGACGCGCTGTCCGTCGCCCTCACCGGCACCGCCGACGTCGACGGCCAGAGCGTCCAAGCGGTCCCCACCGGCGCGCTCGCGGTGCTGCGCGACCGCCTCCTGGAAGGACCCCCGGCAGCCGAACAACCCCCGGCGCTCAACGCGACACTGCGCGACTACCAACTACGCGGCCTGGCCTGGCTGGACATGATGACCTCCCTGGGCCTCGGCGGCTGCCTCGCCGACGACATGGGCCTCGGCAAGACGATCACCCTGATCGCCCTGCATCTGCGCCGCGCCCGCCCCGAACCCACCCTCGTGATCTGCCCGGCCTCCCTGCTCGGCAACTGGCAGCGCGAGATCGCCCGCTTCGCCCCCGGCGTCCCGGTCCGCCGCTTCCACGGCGGCAGCCGCACCCTGGAGGGCGCCGACGGCGGATTCGTCCTCACCACCTACGCCACCATGCGCACCAGCGCGCCCCAACTGGCAGCCCGCGCCTGGAACATGGTCGTCGCCGACGAGGCACAACACGTCAAGAACCCGTTCTCGGCGACCGCCAAAGCACTACGCACCATCCCCGCCCCTGCCCGGGTCGCGCTCACCGGCACCCCCGTGGAGAACAACCTCTCCGAACTGTGGTCCCTGCTCGACTGGACCACGCCGGGCCTGCTCGGCCCCCTCAAGGCGTTCCGTGCCCGCCACGCCCGCCTGGTGGAGAACGGCGAGGACGACGCCGCCGCCGACCGCCTCGCCCGCCTGGTCCGCCCCTTCCTGCTGCGCAGGAAGAAGTCCGACCCGGGCATCGTGCCCGAGCTGCCCCCCAAGACACAGACCGACCACCTCGTCCCGCTCACCCGCGAACAAGCCGCCCTGTACGAGGCGGTGGTCCGTGAAGTGATGGCCGCCGTCGAAGCGGCCGAAGGCATCGCCCGCCGCGCCCAGGTCATGAAACTGCTCACCGCGCTCAAGCAGATCTGCAACCACCCCGCGCAGTACCTCAAGGAGCAGACCCCCCGCCTCACAGCCCGCTCGGGCAAGCTGACCCTGCTCGACGAACTCCTCGACACCATCCTCAGTGAAGACGGCGCGGTCCTTGTCTTCACCCAGTACGTCTCGATGGCCCGGCTGCTCACCCACCACCTCACCGCACGCGGCGTGCCCTGCCAACTGCTCCACGGAGGAACACCGGTGGCCGAACGCGAGCGCCTGGTCGACGCCTTCCAGGGCGGCGAAGTCCCCGTGTTCATCCTGTCCCTCAAAGCCGCCGGAACCGGCCTCAACCTCACCCGCGCCGGCCACGTCATCCACTACGACCGCTGGTGGAACCCGGCCGTGGAGGAACAGGCCACCGACCGCGCCTACCGCATCGGCCAGACCCAGCCCGTCCAGGTCCACCGCTTGATCACCGAAGGCACCGTCGAGGAAAGCATCGCGCGGATGCTGGAAGAAAAACGCCGCCTCGCCGACGCCGTCCTCGGCTCGGGAGAGAGCGCCCTGACCGAACTCACCGACCGCGAACTGGCTGACCTGATCTCCCTGCGGAGAGCGCCATGA
- a CDS encoding carboxylesterase family protein, with the protein MEPVRTTHQGAVRGRLVADDVAAFLGIPFAAPPFGEARFRAPAPALPWDGVREAFVPGASMPRAPYAPPFDTLIPDEGAQGQDCLNLNVWTPHPAPGGGLPVMVWIHGGAFANGSGSASSYDGSAFARDGVVYVSVNYRLGADGFLKLPDRPDNRGLLDQIAALEWVRDNIEAFGGDPHQVTVFGESAGAMSIGALLALPRARGLFRRAILQSGAAHHFLRPGSADLITGRLAEKLGIEASAEDFAAVPLEDLLRAQAELRGEIGANPDPRLWGEAALNMMPFEPVLDELPLPSAQCGVEFLVGNNQEEYRLFLVPTERIDVLPRSRLELAAAAYGLDPDKALPVYERRRPEAVPGELFDAVTTDWFYRIPALRVAESVPGTHVYEFAHRSPAHGGRLGACHASELAYVFDRLHDPSYAAMLGPRPPQALADAMHGAWVAFAKTGDPGWAPYDTERRTTRVFGTEPGLEHDPRGDERALWEGVR; encoded by the coding sequence ATGGAACCCGTCCGTACGACCCACCAGGGAGCGGTACGAGGACGTCTCGTCGCCGACGACGTTGCCGCCTTCCTCGGCATCCCGTTCGCCGCGCCCCCCTTCGGGGAGGCACGCTTTCGCGCTCCGGCACCCGCCCTCCCCTGGGACGGCGTGCGTGAGGCGTTCGTCCCGGGCGCGAGCATGCCCCGCGCCCCTTACGCACCTCCCTTCGACACCCTCATCCCCGACGAGGGCGCCCAGGGCCAGGACTGCCTGAACCTCAACGTGTGGACACCGCATCCGGCGCCGGGCGGCGGCCTGCCCGTAATGGTGTGGATCCACGGCGGAGCCTTCGCCAACGGCTCGGGCTCGGCGTCCTCCTACGACGGAAGCGCCTTCGCCCGCGACGGCGTGGTCTACGTCAGCGTCAACTACCGGCTCGGTGCCGACGGCTTCCTCAAGCTGCCCGACCGGCCCGACAACCGCGGCCTGCTCGACCAGATCGCCGCCCTGGAATGGGTGCGCGACAACATCGAGGCCTTCGGCGGCGACCCCCACCAGGTGACCGTCTTCGGCGAGTCGGCGGGTGCCATGAGCATCGGCGCCCTGCTCGCCCTGCCGCGCGCCCGTGGCCTCTTTCGACGCGCCATCTTGCAGAGCGGCGCCGCCCACCACTTCCTGCGGCCCGGCTCCGCCGACCTGATCACGGGCCGCCTCGCCGAAAAGCTCGGCATCGAGGCGAGTGCCGAGGACTTCGCCGCCGTCCCCCTGGAAGACCTGCTGCGCGCGCAGGCCGAGCTGCGCGGCGAGATCGGGGCGAACCCGGACCCGCGGCTGTGGGGGGAGGCGGCGCTCAACATGATGCCGTTCGAGCCCGTCCTCGACGAGCTCCCACTGCCCTCGGCGCAGTGCGGGGTGGAGTTCCTTGTCGGCAACAACCAGGAGGAGTACCGCCTGTTCCTGGTGCCCACCGAACGCATCGACGTCCTGCCGAGGTCCCGCCTGGAGCTGGCCGCGGCGGCGTACGGACTCGACCCGGACAAGGCACTGCCCGTCTACGAGCGGCGCCGCCCCGAGGCGGTGCCCGGCGAACTGTTCGACGCCGTCACCACCGACTGGTTCTACCGGATCCCGGCCCTGCGCGTCGCCGAGTCGGTACCCGGCACCCACGTGTACGAATTCGCCCACCGCTCCCCGGCCCACGGCGGCCGCCTCGGCGCCTGCCACGCCTCCGAGCTCGCCTACGTCTTCGACCGGCTCCACGACCCCTCCTACGCCGCGATGCTCGGCCCCCGCCCCCCACAAGCCCTCGCGGACGCGATGCACGGCGCCTGGGTGGCCTTCGCGAAGACCGGCGACCCCGGCTGGGCGCCCTACGACACCGAGCGCCGCACCACCCGGGTCTTCGGCACCGAACCGGGCCTCGAACACGACCCGCGCGGCGACGAACGTGCCTTGTGGGAGGGGGTGCGCTGA
- a CDS encoding acyltransferase domain-containing protein: MPLPDDLPRTLLDLAVPHEDINELTAVAAQFTADPALGDLLEHAARALVENIGTLDVHPAPPAPPEGLGDLERWFPVCAVLAALPRTRAYHQERNIPEDIARHTLADLGRHIALHRRRHGNGGLLTPGWLRLHARGEIYQLGRLQFQRAVLGRRTSQAARAAGLDVRPGDPCLNLHIPDFLGPLTPRACADSLRRARAFFARHFPEERHQVAVCHSWLLDEQLRDHLAEDSNIVRFQGLFRIAYRSDDPADGEPVGFVFGDPGLRVADLPRRTSLQRAVTGHLLNGGHWYVGHGWFAL; the protein is encoded by the coding sequence ATGCCGCTCCCCGACGACCTTCCCCGGACGCTGCTCGACCTCGCCGTACCGCACGAGGACATCAACGAACTCACGGCGGTCGCCGCCCAGTTCACCGCGGATCCCGCGCTCGGCGACCTCCTGGAGCACGCGGCGCGCGCCCTCGTCGAGAACATCGGCACCTTGGATGTCCATCCCGCTCCGCCCGCCCCGCCCGAGGGCCTGGGCGATCTGGAACGCTGGTTTCCCGTCTGCGCCGTCCTCGCCGCGCTCCCCCGCACCAGGGCCTACCACCAGGAGCGGAACATCCCCGAGGACATCGCCCGCCATACCCTCGCCGACCTCGGGCGGCACATCGCACTGCACCGCAGACGGCACGGAAACGGCGGTCTCCTGACGCCTGGCTGGCTGCGGCTGCACGCGCGCGGGGAGATCTACCAGCTCGGGCGGCTCCAGTTCCAGCGCGCGGTGCTCGGCCGGCGCACGAGCCAGGCCGCCCGCGCGGCAGGCCTCGACGTCCGGCCGGGCGATCCGTGCCTGAACCTGCACATTCCTGACTTCCTGGGCCCGTTGACGCCCCGGGCGTGCGCCGATTCTCTCAGGCGCGCCAGGGCGTTCTTCGCCCGGCACTTCCCCGAGGAGCGCCACCAGGTGGCCGTCTGCCACTCCTGGCTGCTCGACGAGCAGCTGCGAGACCACCTGGCCGAGGACTCCAACATTGTCCGCTTCCAGGGTTTGTTCCGTATCGCTTACAGAAGCGACGACCCGGCGGACGGCGAACCCGTCGGCTTCGTCTTCGGGGATCCGGGTCTGCGCGTGGCGGACCTCCCGCGCCGCACCTCATTGCAGCGCGCCGTCACCGGGCACCTCCTGAACGGCGGGCACTGGTATGTGGGCCACGGCTGGTTCGCGCTGTAG
- a CDS encoding DUF6343 family protein → MPRTGNEPITARSPLRMRLWLSVWGLIWALGGTAGFAVEGRPGWMAACAVLAAVIVMDLVMIVRHIRQGPHYQPGRDVPPYEPPRSR, encoded by the coding sequence ATGCCGCGCACGGGTAACGAACCGATCACTGCCCGCAGCCCCCTGCGGATGCGGCTCTGGCTGAGCGTCTGGGGCCTGATCTGGGCCCTCGGCGGTACGGCCGGCTTCGCCGTGGAAGGGCGGCCCGGGTGGATGGCGGCCTGCGCGGTGCTGGCCGCGGTGATCGTCATGGACCTCGTCATGATCGTCCGCCATATCCGGCAGGGCCCGCACTATCAGCCCGGCCGTGACGTCCCCCCGTACGAGCCGCCGCGCAGCCGATGA
- a CDS encoding tetratricopeptide repeat protein encodes MGESTPETHVIDFRAAEQLLAARDPRGAVKLLDSVVAVHPENTAARLLRARAFFASAQLRSAELEFQLVLEREPDNAFAHFALARTYERQARPDHATRHFRLAAALDPKPEYVAAARFEGDAE; translated from the coding sequence GTGGGCGAGAGCACCCCCGAGACGCACGTCATCGACTTCCGCGCCGCCGAGCAACTGCTGGCTGCCAGGGATCCACGTGGCGCCGTCAAACTCCTCGACTCGGTGGTCGCGGTTCATCCAGAGAACACGGCTGCCCGCCTGCTCAGGGCCCGCGCCTTCTTCGCCTCGGCCCAGCTCCGTTCCGCCGAACTGGAATTCCAGCTGGTCCTGGAACGCGAACCGGACAACGCCTTCGCGCATTTCGCCCTGGCCCGTACTTATGAACGCCAGGCGCGCCCGGACCACGCCACCCGCCACTTCCGCCTGGCGGCAGCGCTGGATCCCAAGCCGGAGTATGTGGCCGCGGCGCGGTTCGAGGGCGACGCGGAGTAG
- a CDS encoding DUF3592 domain-containing protein encodes MLFVLAGFTVLGGLVALLAGAYGLRETRRAERAGAFAWALVKPAPQGATRPLLQFETVDGDVFELPSPISPSRREPLPPGACVRVSYDPENPRTIVLLGRQRTVVDRAFMAAGAVIVLLGLTVAATAL; translated from the coding sequence GTGCTCTTCGTACTGGCGGGTTTCACCGTCCTCGGCGGCCTCGTGGCACTGCTCGCCGGAGCCTACGGGCTGCGCGAGACCCGGCGCGCCGAGCGGGCGGGCGCCTTCGCGTGGGCGCTGGTGAAGCCCGCGCCGCAGGGGGCGACGCGGCCCCTGTTGCAGTTCGAGACGGTCGACGGCGACGTCTTCGAACTCCCTTCGCCCATCTCGCCCAGCCGCCGTGAGCCCCTGCCGCCGGGCGCCTGCGTGCGGGTGTCCTACGACCCGGAGAACCCGCGCACCATCGTGCTCCTGGGCCGTCAACGTACCGTCGTCGACCGGGCGTTCATGGCGGCGGGCGCGGTCATCGTGCTGCTCGGGCTGACCGTGGCGGCGACCGCGCTCTGA
- the coaE gene encoding dephospho-CoA kinase: MLKVGLTGGIGAGKSEVSRLLVSYGAVLIDADRIAREVVEPATAGLAAVVEAFGPAILTEDGALDRPRLGAIVFSDPQKLAALNAIVHPLVGARSATLEAEAGPDAVVVHDVPLLTENGLAPLYDLVVVVDAAPETQLERLVRLRGMTADEARARMAAQADRDQRLAIADLVIDNNGVLEALEPQVREVWAELVKRAGR; encoded by the coding sequence ATGCTGAAGGTGGGCCTGACCGGCGGTATCGGCGCCGGCAAGAGCGAAGTGTCACGGCTCCTCGTCTCCTACGGAGCCGTACTGATCGACGCGGACAGGATCGCGCGCGAGGTCGTCGAGCCCGCAACCGCGGGCCTGGCGGCGGTGGTTGAGGCGTTCGGCCCCGCGATCCTGACCGAGGACGGCGCACTGGACCGCCCCCGCCTGGGCGCCATCGTCTTCTCGGACCCTCAGAAGCTGGCGGCGCTGAACGCGATCGTGCACCCGCTGGTCGGAGCGCGCTCGGCCACGCTGGAGGCGGAAGCCGGACCCGACGCGGTGGTTGTGCATGACGTGCCGCTGCTGACGGAGAACGGCCTGGCGCCGCTGTACGACTTGGTCGTCGTCGTCGACGCCGCGCCCGAGACCCAGCTGGAGCGCCTGGTACGGCTGCGCGGCATGACGGCGGACGAAGCCCGCGCCCGCATGGCCGCCCAGGCCGACCGGGACCAGCGGCTCGCCATCGCCGATCTGGTCATCGACAACAACGGCGTTCTGGAGGCGCTGGAGCCGCAGGTGCGCGAGGTCTGGGCGGAGTTGGTGAAGCGCGCCGGGCGCTAG
- a CDS encoding PAC2 family protein translates to MLDPQDLYEWEPKGLAVVDMALAQESAGLVMLYHFDGYIDAGETGEQIVEKLLDTLPHQAVARFDHDRLVDYRARRPLLTFRRDRWTDFEVPALEVRLVQDATGAPFLLMSGPEPDVEWERFALAVRQIVERLGVRLSVNFHGIPMGVPHTRPVGLTPHGNRTDLMPGHRSPFDEAQVPGSAESLIEYRLMESGHDVLGVAAHVPHYVARSSYPDAALTALEAVTAATGLVLPSVAHGLRTEAQRTQTEIERQIGEGDEELVSLVQGLEHQYDAVAGAEARGNLVAEPADLPSAEELGREFERFLAEREGDV, encoded by the coding sequence GTGCTTGATCCGCAGGATTTGTACGAATGGGAGCCGAAGGGCCTCGCAGTCGTCGACATGGCGCTCGCGCAGGAGTCGGCCGGCCTGGTCATGCTGTACCACTTCGACGGCTACATCGACGCGGGTGAGACCGGCGAGCAGATCGTCGAGAAGCTGCTGGACACACTGCCCCACCAGGCGGTGGCCCGCTTCGACCACGACCGGCTCGTGGACTACCGCGCCCGTCGCCCGCTGCTGACGTTCCGGCGCGACCGCTGGACGGACTTCGAGGTGCCCGCTCTCGAAGTGCGCCTCGTGCAGGACGCCACGGGCGCGCCCTTCTTGCTGATGTCGGGCCCCGAGCCGGACGTCGAGTGGGAGCGCTTCGCGCTCGCCGTGCGCCAGATCGTCGAGCGTCTCGGTGTGCGTCTGTCCGTCAACTTCCACGGCATCCCGATGGGCGTGCCGCACACCCGCCCCGTGGGCCTCACCCCGCACGGCAACCGCACGGACCTCATGCCCGGTCACCGTTCACCGTTCGACGAGGCGCAGGTCCCCGGCAGCGCCGAATCGCTGATCGAGTACCGCCTGATGGAGTCCGGCCACGACGTCCTGGGTGTCGCCGCGCACGTCCCGCACTATGTGGCGCGTTCGTCCTACCCGGACGCCGCGCTGACCGCCCTGGAGGCGGTCACGGCCGCCACGGGCCTGGTCCTGCCGAGCGTCGCGCACGGCCTGCGTACGGAGGCGCAGCGCACGCAGACCGAGATCGAGCGGCAGATCGGCGAGGGCGACGAGGAACTGGTCAGCCTGGTCCAGGGACTTGAGCACCAGTACGACGCGGTGGCGGGCGCCGAAGCGCGCGGCAACCTGGTCGCAGAACCCGCGGACCTGCCGTCGGCGGAGGAACTTGGCCGGGAGTTCGAACGTTTCCTCGCCGAGCGTGAGGGCGACGTCTGA